In a genomic window of Staphylococcus taiwanensis:
- a CDS encoding aminopeptidase encodes MTQLSYEEKLQQYAELLVKVGMNVQPKQPVFIRSSVDAVELTRLIVEESYKAGASDVRVVYGDPKLSRLKFEYETVETFENAPVKSYDVEERMDYANRGAANLALLSEDPDLLNGIDSKKLNASQMKYAQAFKGYMEGSQKNKFPWVVAAFPSKAWAKRVYPELSEDEAFEKFVDEVFDIVRIDGNDPVGNWKKHVENLSVHANKLQEKNFKALHYLSDGTDLVVGLPEGHIWEDATSYVNGDQQPFIANIPTEEVFTAPDRNNVNGHVTNKLPLSYNGNIIDGFTLTFKDGVIVDFKADKGEDVLRDLINTDEGAKRLGEVALVPDDSPISNRNTIFYNTLFDENASCHLAIGSAYGFNVKGGTEMTTEEKIASGLNDSNTHVDFMIGSSDLTIYGIHHDGSKELVFENGNWAQ; translated from the coding sequence ATGACACAGTTAAGTTATGAAGAGAAATTACAACAATATGCTGAATTATTAGTAAAAGTAGGCATGAATGTTCAACCTAAACAACCTGTATTTATAAGATCATCAGTGGATGCAGTTGAGTTAACACGCTTAATTGTTGAAGAATCTTATAAAGCTGGTGCGTCTGACGTCAGAGTGGTTTATGGTGATCCTAAATTAAGTCGATTAAAATTTGAATATGAGACAGTAGAAACGTTTGAGAACGCGCCAGTAAAATCATATGATGTCGAAGAACGTATGGATTATGCTAATAGAGGCGCTGCTAATTTAGCTTTACTTAGCGAAGATCCTGACCTTCTAAATGGTATAGATTCAAAAAAATTAAATGCATCACAAATGAAATATGCGCAAGCATTTAAAGGTTACATGGAAGGAAGCCAAAAAAATAAATTCCCATGGGTTGTGGCAGCTTTTCCTTCTAAAGCTTGGGCAAAACGCGTATATCCTGAACTTTCTGAAGACGAAGCTTTTGAAAAATTTGTCGACGAAGTATTTGATATTGTACGAATAGATGGCAATGATCCAGTTGGAAATTGGAAAAAACATGTTGAGAATCTAAGCGTTCATGCAAATAAGTTGCAAGAGAAAAATTTTAAAGCATTGCATTATTTATCTGATGGTACGGATTTAGTAGTAGGTTTACCAGAGGGGCATATTTGGGAAGATGCTACAAGCTATGTTAATGGTGATCAACAGCCTTTCATCGCGAACATTCCTACTGAAGAGGTATTCACTGCACCAGACCGCAATAATGTAAATGGTCATGTCACTAACAAATTACCATTAAGTTATAATGGCAATATTATCGATGGTTTTACTTTAACATTTAAAGACGGTGTTATTGTAGATTTTAAAGCGGATAAAGGTGAAGATGTGTTAAGAGACTTAATTAATACAGATGAGGGTGCTAAACGATTAGGTGAAGTAGCCTTAGTACCTGATGATTCACCAATCTCTAATCGTAATACAATTTTTTATAACACGTTATTTGATGAGAATGCGTCATGTCACTTAGCTATTGGTTCAGCTTATGGATTTAATGTTAAAGGTGGCACTGAAATGACGACTGAAGAGAAGATTGCCAGCGGATTAAATGATTCAAACACACACGTAGACTTCATGATAGGTAGTTCAGATTTAACGATTTACGGCATTCATCATGATGGCAGTAAAGAATTAGTTTTTGAAAATGGGAATTGGGCACAATAA
- a CDS encoding teichoic acid transporter yields the protein MIDNILLYVKLLPSLIKYTKQRIKDTWKWFAILFGVQLIILALSVGVVSFSEIEDVVKARWLYKLSALVTFITIIATIYKSYIEYSQDYLVTKAFQSSPIITTIANAIIGSIIITILTMIISLFKPINFETSILATLFFTLMIILFMIFISVMVGLLNIISSKVTKIYFIISFICFFLLPIIYIPAAKDNILGQLLKLNPVYYIVDGSASSTIYGMVNLYNITYHIYFIVFLVIIGTTNFMIMRYVAHTKYKYSSISSNEKH from the coding sequence ATGATTGATAATATATTGTTATATGTAAAGCTTTTACCATCACTTATCAAATATACTAAACAACGGATTAAAGATACTTGGAAATGGTTTGCCATCTTGTTTGGAGTACAACTTATCATATTAGCACTATCAGTAGGGGTAGTATCATTTTCAGAAATTGAAGATGTTGTTAAAGCAAGATGGTTATATAAGTTAAGTGCATTGGTCACGTTCATTACGATAATTGCCACTATTTATAAATCTTATATAGAATATAGTCAAGATTACTTAGTAACTAAAGCGTTTCAGTCTTCGCCAATCATCACTACAATTGCAAATGCGATTATTGGAAGTATAATCATTACTATTTTAACTATGATTATATCGCTGTTTAAACCTATTAATTTCGAAACATCTATATTAGCAACATTATTTTTCACATTAATGATTATATTATTTATGATATTTATTTCAGTCATGGTTGGCTTATTGAATATTATAAGTTCCAAAGTAACAAAAATTTATTTTATAATTAGTTTTATATGTTTTTTCCTATTACCAATTATTTATATTCCAGCAGCAAAAGATAATATTTTAGGTCAATTGTTGAAGCTCAACCCAGTATATTATATTGTTGATGGATCAGCTAGTTCTACTATATATGGTATGGTAAATTTATATAACATTACTTATCATATTTACTTTATTGTATTTTTAGTAATTATAGGAACAACGAACTTTATGATTATGAGATATGTAGCACATACAAAATATAAGTATTCATCTATTTCTAGTAATGAAAAGCATTAA
- a CDS encoding DUF1128 domain-containing protein, producing the protein MAQSNEEMIADIRKKLNIVNQGLLNPDKFKDSNQKDIEEIHSFVMSKDSFSPSEVTAIADELGNLRQD; encoded by the coding sequence GTGGCACAAAGTAATGAAGAAATGATTGCAGATATTAGAAAAAAATTAAACATTGTTAATCAAGGGTTACTTAATCCAGATAAATTTAAAGATTCAAATCAAAAAGATATTGAAGAGATTCATAGTTTTGTGATGTCTAAAGACTCATTTTCACCAAGTGAAGTGACAGCAATTGCAGATGAGTTAGGTAATCTACGTCAAGACTAA
- the yfkAB gene encoding radical SAM/CxCxxxxC motif protein YfkAB yields MLMTNQKMPISISNDPWESYNDMEEFGKLTLSNIEFTTTNLCNMRCSHCAVGYTLQTKDPDPLPMDIIYRRLDEIPHLRTMSITGGEPMFSKKSIKNVVKPLLKYAQDRGIYVQMNSNLTLPQDRYLDIAEYIDVMHISHNWGTIQEFTDVGFGAMKKQPPLKAKLKLYEQMLDNASTLSEQGMFVSAETMLNQSTLPYLDKIHNEIVNDMKCSRHEVHPMYPADFASQLNVLSLKEMKQAIHHLLDIRNEDVWMLFGTLPIYPCINDADDQALLQRLRDARNVTTRNDPDGRSRLNVNVFSGDVIVTDFGDENGTISNIKRDKLTDVFDKWLTSDLAKSLNCHCEAFHCLGPNVLVKNMYYPNTDFKQKELEMHTENMFN; encoded by the coding sequence ATGTTGATGACAAATCAAAAAATGCCAATCTCCATTTCCAATGACCCTTGGGAATCTTATAATGACATGGAGGAATTTGGCAAATTAACATTAAGTAATATTGAGTTTACAACTACAAATTTATGTAATATGAGATGTAGCCATTGTGCTGTTGGTTACACTCTACAAACTAAAGACCCTGATCCACTTCCAATGGATATTATTTATCGACGATTAGATGAAATTCCTCATTTGCGTACGATGTCTATAACTGGTGGCGAGCCTATGTTCTCAAAAAAATCAATAAAAAATGTTGTGAAGCCACTTTTAAAATATGCTCAAGACCGTGGTATATACGTGCAAATGAACTCTAACTTAACCCTTCCTCAAGATAGATACTTAGATATAGCTGAATATATAGATGTCATGCATATCTCTCATAACTGGGGAACAATTCAAGAATTCACAGATGTTGGTTTCGGAGCAATGAAGAAACAACCACCTTTAAAAGCTAAATTAAAATTATATGAACAAATGTTGGATAATGCGAGCACTTTGTCAGAACAAGGCATGTTCGTATCAGCTGAAACAATGTTAAATCAAAGCACTTTACCCTATCTAGATAAAATACATAATGAAATTGTGAATGATATGAAATGTAGCAGACACGAAGTTCATCCAATGTATCCAGCTGATTTTGCTAGTCAACTAAATGTTCTATCATTGAAAGAAATGAAACAAGCTATCCATCATTTACTCGATATCCGAAATGAAGATGTATGGATGTTATTTGGAACATTACCTATCTATCCATGTATTAATGATGCAGATGATCAAGCACTGTTACAAAGACTTAGAGATGCTAGAAACGTGACAACACGTAATGATCCGGATGGACGTAGTCGTTTAAATGTCAATGTGTTTAGTGGTGACGTCATAGTCACTGACTTCGGAGATGAAAATGGAACGATTTCAAATATTAAACGTGATAAACTCACTGATGTATTTGATAAATGGCTTACTTCAGATTTAGCTAAATCTTTAAATTGTCATTGTGAGGCCTTTCATTGTCTAGGTCCTAATGTATTAGTTAAAAATATGTATTATCCTAATACTGACTTTAAGCAAAAAGAACTCGAAATGCATACAGAAAATATGTTTAATTAA
- a CDS encoding acyl-CoA thioesterase, translating into MSNSQENSKSMSESKSVKAKQVFPQDTNHHHTMFGGSLMANIDEIAAITAMKHANAQVVTASTDSVDFLRPIKTGDITSYEAMVSYAGTSSMEVCVQIVIEDVLNKERHLAALSFLTFVALDDDGKPVQVPHVYPESKVEKWFYESAPKRVQRRKDRREESKSTIEFLSNVQNIEEV; encoded by the coding sequence ATGTCAAATTCTCAAGAAAATAGCAAATCAATGTCAGAATCAAAAAGTGTTAAAGCTAAGCAAGTCTTTCCACAAGATACAAACCACCATCATACAATGTTTGGCGGTTCTCTAATGGCCAATATTGATGAGATTGCTGCTATTACAGCTATGAAACATGCTAATGCACAAGTAGTCACTGCTTCAACTGATTCTGTTGATTTTCTAAGACCAATAAAAACTGGGGATATTACATCCTATGAGGCAATGGTAAGCTATGCAGGTACTAGCTCTATGGAAGTATGCGTGCAAATTGTAATAGAAGATGTCTTAAACAAAGAAAGACATTTAGCGGCTTTAAGTTTTTTAACATTTGTAGCATTAGATGATGATGGTAAGCCAGTACAAGTACCACATGTCTATCCAGAATCTAAAGTTGAAAAATGGTTCTATGAAAGTGCACCTAAACGTGTGCAGCGTAGAAAAGATAGACGTGAAGAAAGTAAAAGTACGATTGAATTTCTATCAAATGTTCAAAATATAGAAGAAGTATAA
- a CDS encoding low molecular weight phosphotyrosine protein phosphatase produces MVDVAFVCLGNICRSPMAEAIMRQRLIDRNVEGVSVHSRGTGRWNLGEPPHEGTQDILNRHNIPFDGMISELFEPDDDFDYIIAMDQSNVDNIKSINPNLKGKLFKLLDFSKMEESDVPDPYYTNNFEGVYEMVQSSCDNLIDFIIKDANLKEG; encoded by the coding sequence ATGGTAGATGTAGCTTTTGTTTGTCTTGGAAATATATGTCGCTCTCCTATGGCTGAAGCAATTATGCGTCAACGACTCATTGATCGAAACGTTGAAGGTGTATCTGTACATTCGAGAGGTACTGGACGTTGGAATCTTGGTGAGCCTCCTCATGAAGGTACACAAGATATTCTTAATCGCCATAATATACCTTTTGATGGTATGATAAGTGAGTTGTTTGAGCCTGATGATGATTTTGATTACATTATCGCTATGGATCAAAGTAATGTTGATAATATCAAATCTATCAATCCTAATCTAAAAGGAAAATTGTTCAAACTATTAGATTTTAGTAAAATGGAAGAGAGTGATGTACCAGATCCATACTACACGAATAATTTCGAAGGCGTGTATGAAATGGTACAATCATCTTGTGACAATCTAATTGATTTCATCATAAAAGATGCAAATTTGAAAGAGGGGTAA
- a CDS encoding YfhH family protein yields the protein MNNKKLSEMSEQELRHEIQTYKEKMRKAEMNGIMNEYDVYQSKVIVAESYMVDRTKVELGKMYKLLDGSDQYFKVERLKGVFAWGYRINSSSPEEGLPLALLKI from the coding sequence ATGAATAATAAAAAATTAAGTGAAATGTCTGAACAAGAACTAAGACATGAGATTCAAACTTATAAGGAAAAAATGCGTAAAGCTGAAATGAATGGCATTATGAATGAATATGATGTTTATCAAAGTAAGGTTATTGTTGCTGAAAGTTATATGGTTGATCGCACTAAAGTAGAACTAGGCAAAATGTATAAATTATTAGATGGTAGCGACCAATATTTTAAAGTTGAACGCTTGAAAGGTGTTTTTGCTTGGGGCTATAGAATCAACAGTTCATCACCTGAAGAAGGTTTGCCACTCGCATTATTAAAAATTTAG
- a CDS encoding type 1 glutamine amidotransferase, whose translation MTKKVAIIVTDEFEDIELTSPKEAIEEAGFETVIIGNTANSEVVGKHGEKATVEVGIADAKPEDYDGLLIPGGFSPDHLRGDAEGRFGAFAKYFTKNDVPTFAICHGPQILIDTDDLNGRTLTAVLNVRKDLSNAGANVVDESVVVDKNIVTSRTPDDLDDFNREIVKQLQD comes from the coding sequence ATGACTAAAAAAGTAGCAATTATTGTAACAGATGAATTTGAAGATATTGAATTAACAAGTCCTAAAGAAGCTATTGAAGAAGCTGGATTTGAAACAGTAATCATTGGTAATACTGCCAATTCAGAAGTAGTTGGTAAGCATGGCGAAAAAGCTACAGTTGAAGTAGGTATTGCAGATGCGAAACCAGAAGATTATGATGGTTTATTAATCCCAGGTGGCTTTTCTCCTGACCATTTACGTGGCGATGCAGAAGGTCGTTTTGGTGCATTTGCTAAATATTTCACTAAAAATGATGTACCAACATTCGCAATTTGCCATGGACCACAAATTTTAATTGATACAGATGATTTAAATGGTCGTACTTTAACTGCAGTATTAAATGTACGTAAAGACTTATCAAATGCAGGTGCGAATGTAGTTGACGAATCAGTAGTAGTCGATAAAAATATCGTAACTAGCCGTACACCTGATGATTTAGATGATTTCAACAGAGAAATTGTTAAACAACTACAAGATTAA
- a CDS encoding ABC transporter ATP-binding protein translates to MGSSIVLKLLNVTQYYRNRKNSKWYLPFGYAAEDIELNNISLHIYQGEALAIIGEPGSSKTLIGRIMAGDIKPDRGKVVKSASTYYGDIKDKHLINIDVKNYVSKVQELFTYQTSSHSVEQIIKYAHLDEKSEIKVNKLSHSEFAQLILSIARVSRAEIIILNHIIEHLDDAFLEKAKQLYKDYVEENQSLVFIDNEISKVEKVSNYVAWISHGQLRMEGSLNQVLPVFREHENDRLSIDDKENQQSFDLDWKESRSHLPEMSYNFKRVERYKHAKVPDFVVKFWTIMLTSIFALILLGALLVFNIGSLEVPVIEAQKKVQNQDPFDNKLAYGIVMDNSITLNGTSNIKVPKYTFLTITGENSKKYRITSDDKEYEVGKSKLQYFNPAALYESHSFKSLSPYMKSNYSNYVDYFNSQLHKKHSQVKKSLVPDNDSRYVVSITQQPIDMLFNDQNKLTGFVFPIVNKDELKDKYNIKQDLWIVKSGNGYLIANMKNSKWIYIEL, encoded by the coding sequence ATGGGAAGTTCAATAGTTTTAAAGTTACTTAACGTTACTCAATATTATAGAAATAGAAAAAATAGTAAGTGGTATCTACCATTTGGTTATGCTGCTGAAGATATCGAATTAAACAATATTTCTCTACATATATATCAAGGTGAAGCACTTGCGATTATTGGTGAACCTGGCTCTTCTAAAACATTAATTGGAAGAATTATGGCTGGAGATATTAAACCTGATAGAGGAAAAGTAGTAAAATCTGCGTCGACATATTATGGAGATATTAAAGATAAGCATTTAATTAATATTGACGTGAAGAATTATGTGTCAAAAGTACAAGAATTATTTACATATCAAACTTCATCTCATAGTGTAGAACAAATTATTAAATACGCTCATTTAGATGAAAAATCAGAAATTAAAGTGAATAAATTAAGTCATTCTGAGTTCGCTCAATTAATATTAAGTATTGCACGTGTGAGTCGTGCTGAAATAATTATACTTAATCACATAATTGAGCATCTTGATGACGCATTTTTAGAAAAAGCTAAACAGCTTTATAAAGATTATGTAGAAGAAAATCAATCATTAGTATTTATAGATAATGAAATCTCAAAAGTTGAAAAAGTAAGTAACTATGTTGCATGGATATCTCATGGCCAACTTCGAATGGAAGGGTCTTTAAATCAAGTTTTGCCTGTTTTTAGAGAACATGAAAATGATAGATTAAGTATAGACGACAAAGAAAATCAACAAAGTTTTGACTTAGATTGGAAAGAGAGTCGGAGTCATTTACCAGAAATGAGCTATAACTTTAAACGTGTAGAACGTTATAAACATGCAAAAGTACCTGATTTTGTAGTTAAATTTTGGACAATCATGCTTACAAGCATTTTTGCACTCATATTATTAGGTGCTCTATTAGTCTTTAATATAGGTTCGCTAGAAGTCCCAGTGATTGAAGCTCAAAAAAAAGTTCAAAATCAAGACCCTTTTGATAATAAACTAGCTTACGGAATCGTTATGGATAACTCAATTACTCTAAATGGAACATCTAATATCAAAGTGCCGAAATATACATTTTTAACAATTACAGGTGAAAATTCTAAAAAGTACCGTATAACTAGTGATGATAAAGAGTATGAAGTCGGTAAAAGTAAATTACAATATTTTAATCCTGCAGCACTTTATGAATCACATTCATTTAAATCTTTATCACCGTACATGAAATCAAATTATAGTAATTATGTAGATTATTTTAATAGCCAATTACATAAGAAACATAGTCAAGTTAAAAAGAGTCTTGTACCAGATAATGATTCAAGATATGTTGTCTCAATTACACAACAACCTATTGATATGTTATTTAATGATCAAAATAAATTAACAGGATTTGTATTCCCAATTGTAAATAAAGATGAATTAAAAGATAAATATAATATTAAGCAAGATTTATGGATTGTGAAGTCGGGAAATGGCTATTTGATTGCAAATATGAAAAACAGTAAATGGATATATATTGAATTGTAG
- the sgtB gene encoding monofunctional peptidoglycan glycosyltransferase SgtB: protein MKRSQRMNNSPEGHSNFRNEPHYNTYYQPVGKPPKKKKSKRIFLRVFIILIIIFALFTGLMYFLSSRANVDDLQTIENKSSFVSVDNMPDYVKGAFISMEDERFYKHHGFDVKGTTRALFSTIGEHDVQGGSTITQQTVKNYYYDNERSFTRKLKELFVAHKVEQQYSKNQILSFYLNNIYYGNDQYTIEGAANNYFGTTTNKNNNSMPQITVLQSAILASKVNAPSVYDINNMSDNYKNRIKTNLEKMKQQDYITSSQYQEALSQLNNY, encoded by the coding sequence ATGAAAAGAAGCCAAAGAATGAACAACTCGCCTGAGGGACATTCGAATTTTCGTAATGAACCTCATTATAATACGTATTATCAACCTGTAGGTAAACCACCTAAAAAGAAAAAAAGCAAACGTATTTTTTTAAGAGTATTTATCATTTTAATCATCATTTTTGCACTTTTTACTGGCTTAATGTATTTTTTATCATCAAGAGCGAATGTTGATGATTTACAGACTATTGAAAATAAAAGCAGCTTTGTTTCTGTTGATAACATGCCTGATTATGTTAAAGGGGCATTTATATCTATGGAAGATGAAAGATTCTATAAACATCATGGATTTGATGTCAAAGGTACCACGCGTGCACTTTTCTCTACAATAGGTGAACATGATGTACAAGGTGGTAGCACAATTACCCAACAAACTGTAAAAAATTATTACTACGATAACGAAAGATCATTTACACGAAAATTAAAAGAATTATTTGTTGCACACAAAGTTGAACAGCAATATAGTAAAAATCAAATTCTAAGTTTTTATTTAAATAATATTTATTATGGTAATGATCAATATACAATTGAAGGTGCGGCTAATAATTATTTTGGAACCACAACAAATAAAAATAACAATAGTATGCCTCAAATAACTGTACTTCAAAGTGCAATACTGGCTAGTAAAGTGAATGCCCCAAGTGTATATGATATTAATAATATGTCGGATAATTATAAAAATAGAATTAAAACTAACTTAGAGAAAATGAAACAACAAGATTATATTACAAGTAGTCAGTATCAAGAAGCGTTATCACAACTCAATAATTATTAA
- the recX gene encoding recombination regulator RecX, with the protein MPKITKIEVQKKNKERFNLFLDGEFEMGIDVDTLVKFNLKKDRIVEVSEMEQIQKYEHYRLGVNIAIQYLSYKKRTEKEVRQHLEKSEINETAIQQVIDYCYKEKYINHEDYAESLKNTMINTTDKGPEVYKQKLYQVGIEPQIINKYVELYENEQPIEAVINVANKILKTKKGPAVKLKQKVLQSLLQKGYSMEVAQQALDALDFSQDDETIDQLLQKDLEKLYTKYRRKYEGRTLVMKTIESLMRKGYKYDKIKTKLEESGISDE; encoded by the coding sequence ATGCCGAAAATTACAAAAATTGAGGTTCAAAAGAAAAACAAAGAGCGTTTTAATTTATTCCTTGATGGTGAATTCGAGATGGGGATAGATGTTGATACATTAGTTAAATTTAATTTGAAAAAAGATCGAATTGTAGAAGTATCTGAAATGGAACAAATTCAAAAATATGAACATTATCGATTAGGTGTTAATATAGCGATTCAATATTTATCATATAAAAAAAGAACTGAAAAAGAAGTGCGACAGCATCTTGAAAAAAGTGAAATAAATGAAACAGCTATTCAGCAAGTTATAGATTATTGTTATAAAGAAAAATACATCAATCATGAAGATTATGCAGAGAGCTTAAAGAATACAATGATTAACACAACTGATAAAGGGCCAGAGGTTTATAAGCAAAAATTGTATCAAGTTGGTATCGAACCTCAGATTATTAATAAATATGTTGAATTATATGAAAATGAACAACCAATAGAAGCTGTAATTAATGTTGCAAATAAAATATTGAAAACGAAGAAAGGTCCTGCAGTTAAACTAAAACAAAAAGTACTACAGAGTTTGTTGCAAAAAGGGTATTCAATGGAAGTAGCTCAACAAGCGCTTGATGCTCTCGATTTCTCTCAAGATGATGAAACAATAGACCAATTATTACAAAAAGATTTAGAAAAATTATATACGAAATATCGACGAAAATATGAAGGTCGAACATTAGTTATGAAAACGATAGAGTCACTTATGAGAAAAGGGTATAAATATGATAAAATTAAAACTAAATTAGAAGAAAGTGGTATTTCAGATGAATAA